TTCAAGAAATGCAATTGAATCATTATTAAAAGCAGGTGCTTTATATGAATCAAGAATTGGTAATCAAAAAATGATAAGAAAGTTATATATTGCATATAGAAAAGATAGAAAACACGATGCATTTATCGAAAATGTTGTTGATTATCTTCTAAAAATCAAATAAATACTAGAAAATCTAGTATTTATTTCTAATAATTAAATCCCTCTTTTTCTAAAGCTAATCTGATATTTTTCATTTGAGTATGTTTATCTCTACACCATTCAGGTGATAATAGTGTATCATCATCAATTCCTGCTGTGATTCTTTGAACAGAGATATTTGAAGGTAAATTAATTATCGATTTTACCACTGTATCAATATATAATTCTTCTGAAATTGGAGTAAATTTTCCTTTTTTGTATTCGTTAGTTAAAAGAGTATTTTTAACCACATATAAAGGGTGGAATTTTATTGAATCAACATTTAATTCAATTGTTTGTTTAAAGGTTTCAAGCATCATCTCTTGAGTTTCATTAGGCAGTCCATAAATCAAATGTCCACAAACATTTAAGCCTTTTTCTTTTGTTCTTTTAATCCAATATTTCATATTTGAAACATTGTCTCCTCTGTTTATTCTTACAAGTGTTTCATCAAAAAATGATTGAATACCATATTCAACCCAAATCTCTTTAGTTTTAGATTTTTCTACTAAAAAATCTAAAATTTCCTCAGTCACACAATCTGTTCTTGTTCCAATACTAAGTCCAATAACATTATCAAAACTCAAAGCTTTTTCATATAAGGCTTTTAAAGTAGGAAAAGGTGCGTATGTATTTGTAAATGATTGAAAATATACTATAAATTTTTTAGCACCAAATTTATTTTCT
The genomic region above belongs to Arcobacter ellisii and contains:
- a CDS encoding TIGR01212 family radical SAM protein (This family includes YhcC from E. coli K-12, an uncharacterized radical SAM protein.), which gives rise to MSELKNVLTIGRYLKNKFGEKIYKVPISISGFTCPNIDGTVARGGCSFCENDSFSPNLQEKKTKFKLNPNVKENPYLDNQLKQLELQFLATKKRLENKFGAKKFIVYFQSFTNTYAPFPTLKALYEKALSFDNVIGLSIGTRTDCVTEEILDFLVEKSKTKEIWVEYGIQSFFDETLVRINRGDNVSNMKYWIKRTKEKGLNVCGHLIYGLPNETQEMMLETFKQTIELNVDSIKFHPLYVVKNTLLTNEYKKGKFTPISEELYIDTVVKSIINLPSNISVQRITAGIDDDTLLSPEWCRDKHTQMKNIRLALEKEGFNY